TTTTACGCATTTGTGAAGATAGAGGCATGGAAATTTATGAACAGTTAGGGAATTTATTAAAATTACATAATATTTATCAAGAATTAGGACGTTTATTTGTTAATGCTGATTATCGTTATAATTCAGGGTTATTTAATTTTCAGAATCAAAAAGGAAGAGAACAAGCTGATGATTTCACACTAAATTTAACCATTGATGATTCTATTTTAAAAGAAATTATTAGAAAACTTTATCCTCCAGAAAGTCCCTATGAATTTTCTGTAATTCCTGTGGAAATCTTAGGACAAGTTTATGAGCAGTTTTTAGGTAAAATTATTAAAATATCTGCAAGTCGTCAAGCAGTTATTGAAGATAAACCAGAAGTGAGAAAAGCTGGAGGTGTTTATTATACTCCCAGTTATATTGTTGATTATATTATTAAACATACCATTGGTAAAATTTTATCAGGTAAAACTCCAGAACAAGTTCAAGAAATTACAATTCTTGATCCTGCTTGTGGTTCCGGTTCTTTTTTAATTGTGGCTTATCAATTTCTACTAGATTGGTATTTACAACGATATCTGCAAAAGCCTAAGAAATATAAAAATCTATTTTATCAAATCTCTGATCAGAATTGGCGGTTAACTTCTAGCGAAAGAAAACGGATTGTATTAACTCATATCTATGGTGTAGATATTGATCAACAAGCGGTAGAAACCACTAAGTTATCTTTATTATTAAAGGTGTTAGAAGGTGAATCTGGAGAAGCTATTACTAGACAATTACAGCTATTTAAAGAACGGGCTTTACCTGATTTAGATAATAATATACTTTGTGGTAATTCTTTAATAGATGGAGAATTTTATCATAAAAGTCAAATGAATTTATTAGACGAAGATACAGCTTATCGAGTTAATATTTTTGATTGGAAATCAGCCTTTTCTGCAATCATGAAACGTGGTGGTTTTGATGTGATCATTGGTAATCCTCCTTATATTCGGATTCAAGCTTTAAAAGAATGGGCTGCTTTAGAAGTAGATTTTTATAAACAACAATATGTTTCTGCTAGTAAAGGAAATTATGATATTTATGTTGTCTTTGTCGAAAAGGGATTGGAGTTATTAAGAAAAGATGGGCATTTAGGTTTTATTTTACCTCATAAGTTTTTTAATGCTCAATATGGAGAATCTGTGAGAAAGTTAATTACTGACGGTAAATATCTCGAAAAAATAGTTCATTTTGGAGATCAACAAATCTTTCCCAAAGTTTCAACTTATACTTGTTTATTTTTCCTGTCTAAGACGAAAAAATCAGAATTAACTTTTATTCAAGTTAAGGATTTATTTCAATGGATTACTGATGGTAGTACGGAAGAAACATTGATTATCAATGAATCTATTACAGATAAAAATTGGGACTTTGGTAAAATTAGAAATTCTGTATTTTTTGATAAATTTAAAACTTCTAAATTTATTCATTTAAGTCAGCTAAAAAATAATATTTCTCAAGGTATTAGAACAAGTGCTAATGAAATATATGTTTTAGATTGGATTTCTGAAGAAGATAATTTATTACAAGTATATTCTCAAGCTTTAGGTAAAAGACTCACAATCGAATCTAATTTGACTTCTCTTTTTTTACAAGGTAAAGAAATAAAACCATATCAACTTCTATATTCTGGGAAGTTATTAATTATTCCTTATGAAGTAAATAACGGAAATGTTAATCTTATTCATGAGGATAAACTACGTAATCACTTTCCTTTAACTTTTAATTATCTAATGCAAAATAAAGAAGTATTAGAAAATAGAGAAAAAGGAAAAATGCTTGGTTCAAGTTGGTATGCTTATATTTATCCTAAAAATATTGAACTCATGAAAAGTCCTAAAATATTAGTTCCTGATATTGCCAATCGAGCTTCTTTTGCTTGGGACGATCAAGGAGATTATGCTTTTACCAGTGGTTATGGAATTACATTGAAGAGTAACGTAAAAGAATCAATTAAATATATTTTAGGATTACTCAATAGTAACCTATTAGATTTCTATCTCAAAAACATTAGTACCACAATGCGAGGAGGATTTTTCCGTTATTTTACTCAATTTATTGAACAATTACCAATTCGATTGATTGATTTTTCTAATACCAAAGAAAAAAATATTCATAATCAAATAGTTAAACTTGTTGAACAAATGCTTTCTCTCCATGAAAAATTACATGAGGTAAATACACCCCCAGCCAAAAGAATGGTTCAGCAACAAATACAAGCTACTGATAGACAAATAAATCAATTAGTTTATGAACTCTATGAATTAACTAATGAGGAAATAGCTATTGTAGAAGGTATATGAATTTATTCTTCTTCTTCACCCTGTCTGCGTCCTAATTCATACACACCAGCGCCCATACAAGCCAGAATACCAAAACTAATTCCCCAGCTATTACCTAAACTAATATCTAAAATCCAGTTAGATAAACCACCAAATATCAAAAACGGAAAAATGCTAAATAGTGAAGCGTAGAAGGAATTTTGAGATTCCCTAGCAGGACGAGTCTTTTCAAATTCTGACTCACTGGTATAGAGGGAACGTTCAGCAAAATTGAACCAACGGTTAAGTTGTGTAGTTACCCATTCTCTAAATTGGGAAAAACTCACATATAACGCTAAAGCCCATAAACAAGCTCCTGCAATCGCAACTTTATCTAACTCAAAGCTAAAAGGCAATATCTCAAACATGACATAATTTAACTCTCCAATTGTTAATTTTAGCTTTTATTTGGCGATAAATCTCACTATAGGCAAATTTTTATTTAAAGGTTAAGTGTAGAGACGTTCCAGGTCACGTCTCTACAAGGAATCCGAAAAATGCACATTTGACTCTAAACTAATGAGGTACGGCTACCTGCTCATTAGTGACTTTGATTGCAGTATTATCGGCAACAATTTTACGGAATACATCACCCTCAATAGTTTCCTGTTCTATCAATAAATCAACTACCCGTTCCAAAATTAAACGGTTTTCTTCAATAATTTCCTTAGCCTGAATATAGCATTTGTTCACAATTTCCCGGACTGCGGCATCAATTTTAGCAGCAATGTCTTCAGAGTATTCGGATTTATTTCCCCAGTCACGCCCTAAAAATACATCATTATTTTGATTTTCTAAGGAAACTGGACCCAAATCAGACATTCCAAATTTTGTTACCATTTGTCGGGCCAGACTAGTAACTTGTTGTAAGTCATTTCCTGCACCTGTAGTCACTTCTGCTTTCCCAAACACGATTTCCTCAGCAGCGCGACCGCCTAAAGTGGCAGCAATTCGGGCTAAAATTTGAGAACGGGAAATTAAACCCTGTTCTTCATTGGGAGTAAACCACGTTAAACCTAGTGCTTGTCCTCTGGGAATAAGAGTAACTTTTTGTACAGGATCATGTCCATTAACTAACGTACCTACCAAAGCGTGTCCGACTTCATGATAAGCAATTAGGCGTTTACTTTTGCTGTCTACTAAAGCAGTTCCTTCCATACCTGCAACTACTCTATCTATCGCATTATCAATTTCTAAATCTGTAACAGCTTCTTTGCGTCTTCTCGCAGTCAGAATGGCGGCTTCGTTGAGTAAATTGGCTAAGTCTGCACCTGTAAAACCAGGAGTGCGGCGAGCGATCGCTTCTAATGATACAGTGGGATCAATTTTCTTATTCTGGGCGTGAACTGTCAAAATTTCCTGTCTTCCCTTCAAATCAGGAACATCTACAATTACCTGCCTATCAAAGCGTCCTGGACGTAACAGAGCCGAATCTAGAACATCTGGGCGGTTAGTAGCAGCAATAATAATAATGCCGGTATTCCCTTCAAAACCATCCATTTCCGTTAATAGCTGGTTGAGAGTTTGTTCCCGTTCATCATTTCCCCCACCAATACCCGCACCCCGTTGTCTACCTACCGCGTCAATTTCATCAATAAAGATCAAACAAGGAGCATTATCTTTGGCTTTTTTGAACAAATCACGGACACGGGAAGCACCCACACCCACAAACATTTCCACAAATTCCGAACCAGACATACTGAAAAATGGTACACCTGCTTCACCAGCAATGGCTTTTGCGAGTAAAGTTTTCCCAGTTCCTGGAGGTCCAACTAACAGCACACCCTTGGGAATTTTTGCACCCACAGCCGTAAATTTTTCTGGTAGTTTTAGGAAAGTTACAACTTCCTCTAATTCTTCTTTTGCTTCCTTAACTCCCGCAACATCATCAAATTTTACCCCGGTTTTCGCTTCCATTTGAAACCG
The window above is part of the Dolichospermum sp. DET69 genome. Proteins encoded here:
- a CDS encoding Eco57I restriction-modification methylase domain-containing protein; translated protein: MKAPDQIIQLVESFHQQIDLYRSGGMNETQTRIQFIDPFFEALGWDVRNQKQIIGIYQDVIHEDSLKISDANKAKAPDYSFRVAGVRKFFVEAKKPAVNVGKSISAAFQVRRYGWSAKLAVSILTDFEEFAVYDCRIMPNKNDPASQARIKHFNYTEYVDKWEEIYNLFSKEGVLNGCLERFAETKVKAGITVDKAFLQEIEIWRENLATNIAWRNLQIQQRELNFAVQMTINRIVFLRICEDRGMEIYEQLGNLLKLHNIYQELGRLFVNADYRYNSGLFNFQNQKGREQADDFTLNLTIDDSILKEIIRKLYPPESPYEFSVIPVEILGQVYEQFLGKIIKISASRQAVIEDKPEVRKAGGVYYTPSYIVDYIIKHTIGKILSGKTPEQVQEITILDPACGSGSFLIVAYQFLLDWYLQRYLQKPKKYKNLFYQISDQNWRLTSSERKRIVLTHIYGVDIDQQAVETTKLSLLLKVLEGESGEAITRQLQLFKERALPDLDNNILCGNSLIDGEFYHKSQMNLLDEDTAYRVNIFDWKSAFSAIMKRGGFDVIIGNPPYIRIQALKEWAALEVDFYKQQYVSASKGNYDIYVVFVEKGLELLRKDGHLGFILPHKFFNAQYGESVRKLITDGKYLEKIVHFGDQQIFPKVSTYTCLFFLSKTKKSELTFIQVKDLFQWITDGSTEETLIINESITDKNWDFGKIRNSVFFDKFKTSKFIHLSQLKNNISQGIRTSANEIYVLDWISEEDNLLQVYSQALGKRLTIESNLTSLFLQGKEIKPYQLLYSGKLLIIPYEVNNGNVNLIHEDKLRNHFPLTFNYLMQNKEVLENREKGKMLGSSWYAYIYPKNIELMKSPKILVPDIANRASFAWDDQGDYAFTSGYGITLKSNVKESIKYILGLLNSNLLDFYLKNISTTMRGGFFRYFTQFIEQLPIRLIDFSNTKEKNIHNQIVKLVEQMLSLHEKLHEVNTPPAKRMVQQQIQATDRQINQLVYELYELTNEEIAIVEGI
- the ftsH gene encoding ATP-dependent zinc metalloprotease FtsH, which translates into the protein MKNFHKKALMKQRLIGSSPRHLLTGVMAAGLMMLPGMVGGSSVLAQQKPERNSLTYGELIRKADKGEIKKVELDQSEQTARVYLVGQKPDTQPLQVRLLDQNAELINKLKEKNVDFGEVSSAGNRAAVGLLINLMWILPLVALMLLFLRRSANASNQAMSFGKSRARFQMEAKTGVKFDDVAGVKEAKEELEEVVTFLKLPEKFTAVGAKIPKGVLLVGPPGTGKTLLAKAIAGEAGVPFFSMSGSEFVEMFVGVGASRVRDLFKKAKDNAPCLIFIDEIDAVGRQRGAGIGGGNDEREQTLNQLLTEMDGFEGNTGIIIIAATNRPDVLDSALLRPGRFDRQVIVDVPDLKGRQEILTVHAQNKKIDPTVSLEAIARRTPGFTGADLANLLNEAAILTARRRKEAVTDLEIDNAIDRVVAGMEGTALVDSKSKRLIAYHEVGHALVGTLVNGHDPVQKVTLIPRGQALGLTWFTPNEEQGLISRSQILARIAATLGGRAAEEIVFGKAEVTTGAGNDLQQVTSLARQMVTKFGMSDLGPVSLENQNNDVFLGRDWGNKSEYSEDIAAKIDAAVREIVNKCYIQAKEIIEENRLILERVVDLLIEQETIEGDVFRKIVADNTAIKVTNEQVAVPH